TCCACGGCCGCCTGACCGCCAATGGCGAGGTGTTCGACATGGCCTCGCTGACGGCCGCCCATCCGACCCTGCCGATGCCGAGCTACGCGCGGGTCACCAATCTAAGCAACGGCAAATCGCTCGTCGTTCGCGTCAATGACCGCGGCCCGTACCACGGCAACCGCCTCATCGACGTCTCGAACAAAGCTGCCGAACTGCTTGATTTCAAAGGAAATGGTGTCGCCCGCGTCCGCGTCGAATATGTCGGCCGGGCACCGCTCGAAGGCTCCGACGACCGCCAGTTGATGGCGACCTTGCGCACCGGCACGCCAGCGCCGTCGCCGTCGATGGTCCGGGTCACCTCGGCACGTCCGTTCGTCCCGGAGATGTCGTCCTCGTCGGGCCGGGTCCGCGGCGACGTCCCGCTGCCCGAAGGGCGGCCGTACAGCCTCGGCAACACCCAGGCCGACTACGCCTCGGCGAACGCGACCTCGGAGATGTCGGCCTCAAGCCGGTCGCACCGTCGCGTCGCGAACAATCAGCGCGAAGTCTCCTACGAGGGTGACCCGCGCTATGCCGCAACCCCGAGCCCGGCCGCCGCCTATGTGCCGATCGATGCACGTGGACCGGCCGAAGTGCTGAGCGGGCGCGGGCTCTACTAAGTCAAAGCGTTACGAATCAGGTGCTTGGCCTGTTCACTTCAGAAACGCGATCAGCGACGCGTTGACCTCGTCGGGGCGCTCCTGCTGGATCCAGTGGCCGGCGCCCTCGATGATCAGCTTCTGCCGCAAGTTCGGCAGCACGCGCTCCATGTCGGCGACCCGCTTGGCGCCGATCAGCCCGGTGATGACAGAATCGTTCGAGCCGGCGATGAACAACGATGGCTGATGGATCTGCGCGTCCTGCCAGGGCGCGGTCAGCTCCCAGTTGCGGTCGAGATTGCGGTACCAGTTGAGGCCGCCGCGGAAGCCGGACTGCCGATAACCCTCGGCGAATTCGGCGATGTCGGCCTCGGTGATCCAGGCCGGCAGCGGCATTCCGGCCGGCAGCTTGCCGAGGAAGCCCTTGGCCTCGTCGACGAACATCGAGCTGGCATCGGAGACGCCGCGTCCGAGCACCAGCCGCATGGTGTGGGCGACGTCGCGCTCGAACTCGGCCTCGGCGACTCCGGGCGGCTGGAAATACTGCCAATAGAAATTGGTGATGCCGCTGTCGCGCAGGGTTTCGAGCGGACGTCCGCGGCCGCGAAACGGCGGCGGCACGCTGAGGCCGGCAACCCTGGTGAAGACGTCGGGGCGGAACAGCGCCGCGTGCCAGGCCACCGGCGCTCCCCAATCGTGACCCACGATCATTGCTTTCTTCTCGCCGAGCGCAGCCACCAGCGCGACCATGTCGCCGACGGTATCGAAGATCGTGTAGGCACCGATGTCGGCCGGCGCGGCGGTCCGGCCGAAGCCGCGCATATCGGGTGCTGCGACCCGGAAGCCCGCGGCTGCGAGCGCTGCGATCTGGTGCCGCCACGAGTAGGACAGTTCCGGCCAGCCATGGCAGAGCACGACCAGCGGGCCGTGGCCGGCCTCGCGCACGAACATGTCGATGCCGTTGGCGGAAATGGTGCGGGAGGATGACATTCGCGTTTCCGCCTTGTTTGCCGGTTTTGCTGTCGTTAGTTCCGAAGATACGGACGTTCAACGCAGCAGGCAATCCAGCCGGCCGTGCACAAGCGGCGAAACCTGAGTTGTTTGCGATACTTCCAGCTGTTAGAACGCAGTCTTTCAGGACATCGCCGATGGCAGCCCAGACCGCAGTTCCCCGCACGTTGTCAGCTCGCGCCGGGCGCGGCCTGATCGCGGCCGCGGTCGCGCTGGCGATCGGCTGCGGCGGCGTGGTCTATGCCGCCAACAACAGCGTCCAGGGCGCCAAGAAGGAAGACGCCGGATTCGACGGTGACGCGCCGACCGCGATCCTGGTCGAGGCCTCCTCGGGCAGCGTGCTGTTCGAGAAGAATGCCGACGAGCTGCGCGCGCCCTCCAGCATGATGAAGCTGATGACCGCCGAGGTGGTGTTCGACGCCATCAAGAAGGGCGACATCAAGCTCACGGACGAATACCGGATCAGCGAGAACGCCTGGCGGCGGGGCGGGGCGCCGTCCGGCACCTCGACGATGTTCGCTGCGATCAACAGCAAGGTCTCGGTCGACGACCTCCTGCACGGCGCGATCATCCCGAGCGGCAACGACGCCTGCATCGCGCTCGCCGAAGGCATTGCCGGCAACGAGCATACGTTCGCGACCGACTTCATGACCAAGCGCGCCCGCGAGCTCGGCATGACGAAGTCGACCTTCGGCAATTCCAACGGCCTGCCGGACCCGACCAACAAGATGACGGTGCGGGAACTCGCGGTGCTGGCGCGCCACATCATCCAGGCCTATCCCGACCAGTACAAGCTGTTCGGCGAGAAGGAGTTCACCTGGAACAAGATCCGCCAGCAGAACCGCAATCCGCTGCTCAATGCCTTGCCCGGCGCCGACGGGTTGAAGACCGGATACACCAAGGAAGGCGGCTACGGCATGGTCGGCTCCGCGGTGCAGAACGACACAAGGCTGATCGTCGTCGTCGTCAATGGTCTCGAGGACTCCGAAGACCGCGCGACCGAGGCGAAGAAGATGCTGGAATGGGGGTTCCGCAGCTTCGAGACCCGGACCTTGATCGCAGCCAACCAGCCGGTCGGCTACGCCCGGGTGTTCGGCGGCGAGAGCCGCTCGGTCAAGCTCGTCAGTCCCGATCCGGTCAAGGTGATGGTGTCCAAGAACGGCAACGACAAGCTGCTCGCACGCGTGATCTATAGCGGCCCTGTCAAGGCGCCGATCGCCGCCGGCCAGAAGATCGGGGTGGTGCGCGTGTGGCGCGGCGCCAATGTCGCGATGGAGGCGCCGGTGTTCGCGGCTGATGCCGTCGGCACGGGATCGACGATGCGCCGCGCGCTCGACGGTGCCCAGGAGCTCGTCATCGGCATGTTCCGCGCAGGGGTCGAGAAACTCTGACATGGCGGAAGCAGCAGTCCAACGGCCGAGCTTGCGCGGTCGCTTCATCACCTTTGAAGGCGGCGAAGGTTCGGGCAAATCGACCCAGATCCGCAAGCTCGCTGAGCGGCTCGACACCGCCAAGCTGCGCGTGATCGTGACCCGCGAGCCCGGCGGCTCGCCGGGCGCGGAGATCATCCGTCACCTCGTGCTGTCCGGAATGGGCAAGCTGCTCGGGCCCGAGGCCGAGACGCTGCTGTTTGCCGCGGCGCGCGACGACCACGTCCGCACGGTGATCCTGCCGGCGCTCAACCAGGGCATCTGGGTGCTGTGCGACCGCTTCTTCGATTCGACGCGCGCCTATCAGGGCCAGCTCGGGCAGGTGTCGCCCGAACTGGTCAACGCGATGCAGCGCGTGACGATCGGCGATCTCAAGCCCGATCTGACCTTCATCCTCGATGTGCCGGTCGAGGTCGGACTGCAACGCGCCGCCGCGCGCCGCGGCAACGCCACGGCTGACCGCTTCGAGGCCGAAGGCATCAAGTTCCACCAGGATTTGCGCGACGCGTACCGCCGGATCGCGGCCGAAGACCCGGAGCGCTGCGTCCTGATCGACGCCACGCCCGATCCGGACACGGTCACAGCTACGATATGGGCCGCGCTGCGCGAGCATCTGCGCGCGACGCTCACGGCGGACAGTCCAGCATGAGCGCGCGCAAGGTCGAACAGGAGCGCACTGCCCGCCATCCGCGCGAAACGTCCGATCTGTTCGGACATCGCGAGGCTGAGGCCACCTTGCTCGATGCCTATCGCAGCGGGCGGATTCCGCATGCCTGGCTGATCGGCGGCGCGCAGGGCGTCGGCAAGGCGACGCTGGCCTACCGCATGGCGCGCTTTGTGCTGGCGTTCCGCAATCCGAAATCGTCGCAGGTTCAGGCGGCGCCGACGCTGCGGGTCGATCCGTCCGATGCGGTGGCGCGGCAGATCACGGCGGGCGCCCATGGCGGGCTCTTGGTGCTGGAGCGCGGCCTCAACGACCGCGGCGTGATGCGCACCGTGATCACGGTCGACGAGACGCGCGAGACGATCTCGTTCTTCGGCTCGACGGCCGCGGTCGACGGTTGGCGCGTCTGCATCGTCGACACCGTCGACGAGCTCAATCCCAACGCTGCGAATGCGCTCTTGAAAATCCTCGAGGAGCCGCCGCAGCAGTCGTTGTTCCTCCTGGTCAGTCACGCGCCGTCGCGGGTGCTGCCGACGATCCTGTCCCGCTGCCGCAAATTGCTGCTGCGGCCGCTGGAGACGGACGACGTCGTGCGCGCAGCCGCGGCGGCAACCGATATCGACGCTGAAGACCCGGCGCTGCTGGAAGCCGCGGCCGCATCCGAAGGCAGCGTCGGGCGGGCGCTGTCGCTGCTCGGCGGCGACGCCCTCAAGCTGCAACAACGTACGGCTGCGCTGCTGGCAACGCTTCCAAGCGTCGATCCGCGCGAGCTGCATGCGCTGGGCGATGCGCTCGGCACCAGCGACCGCGTCGCGCTCGCCGCCTTCATCGACGGCATCGATCGCTGGATGAGCGAGCGGATGCGGACCGGCGACGCCAATGCCAATCTGCCGCGCCTTGCACGGCTCGCGGAGGTATGGGAAAAGATCGTTCGCGCCGCGCGCGATACCGAAGCCTACAATCTGGAGCGCAAGCCGCTGGTTTTCTCGGTGTTTTCGATGCTCGCGGATGCGACCCGATAGACGCCAAGTCCCAAAACACATCTGTCTGACAACACATCCGTCCGACAAAACTCCCGACAATCTCGTTTCGATCTGCAAAGGATTCCGTGGTGGCGACCGCTAAGAAGACATCGTCGAAGAAGGCCAAGAAGACGAAGAAGGCATCGCCCGCCCGCGCGACGAGGAAGGCCGCTGCGAAGTCGCGCACGGCCAAGAAGGGTGGGCGCGTCGCCAAGAAGGCGAAGCAGGCCGCCAAGACCAAGACGGGAGCCAACAAGTCGGGAGCGAAGACGGCAGCCAAAAAGACCGTGAAGAAGGCTGCGAAGAAGACGGCCAAGAAGGCTGTCAAGAAGGCTGCGGCGAAGGCCACCAAGACCGCGCCGAAGAAGGCCGCCGCGGTGGCCGTTGCGACGGCTGCAAGGAAGCCCGCTGTGCCGAAGGCTCCGGCCGCCGAGAAGGCGCCGAGACCGGCAGCGGTTCGCGCACCAAAGCAACCCAGGCCGGCCGCGGCAGCACCTGTATCCGCCGCCGTCGCGGCGCCAGCCGCAGACCGCGGCAACATCTACTACATCACGACCGCGATCGCTTATCCGAACGGCCAGCCGCATATCGGCCACGCCTATGAGGCGATCGCGACCGACGCGCTGGCGCGCTTCCAGCGGCTCGACGGCAAGGACGTGTTCTTCCTGACCGGCACCGACGAGCACGGCCAGAAGATGATCCAGACCGCGCAGGGCGAGGGGATGACGCCGTACGATCTCGCCACCCGCAACGCCGCGCGGTTCAAGGAGATGGACGAGCGACTCAACGTCTCGTTCGACCGCTTCATCCGCACGTCTGAACCTGCTCACCACAAGTCGGTGCAGGAAATCTGGCGCCGCATGCAGGACAATGGCGACATCTATATCGACAGCTATGCGGGTTGGTATTCGGTCCGCGACGAGGCCTATTACGCCGAGGATGAGACCAAAGTCGGCGAGGACAATGTCCGCCGCGGCCCGCAGGGCACGCCGGTCGAGTGGGTCGAGGAGAAGAGTTATTTCTTCAAGCTCTCGGCCTACCAGGACAAGCTGCTGCATCTCTATGAGAGCCAGCCCGATTTCATCGGTCCGGATTCCCGCCGCAACGAGGTGATGAGCTTCGTGCGGGGCGGGCTGAAGGACCTTTCGATCTCGCGCACCACGTTCGACTGGGGCGTCAAGGTCCCGAACGATCCCGAGCACGTGATGTATGTCTGGGTCGATGCGCTGACCAACTACATAACCGGCGTCGGCTATCCCGACCAAAGCGACAAGCACTGGCGCTACTGGCCTGCCGACGTGCACATCATCGGCAAGGACATCATCCGCTTCCACGCGGTGTACTGGCCGGCCTTCCTGATGTCGGCCGGCATTCCCCTGCAGAAGCGCGTCTATGCCCACGGCTTCCTGTTCAACAGGGGCGAGAAGATGTCGAAGTCGGTCGGCAACGTGGTCGATCCCTTCAATCTGGCGGACCAGTACGGCGTCGACCAGGTGCGCTATTTCTTCCTGCGCGAGGTGCCGTTCGGCCAGGACGGCAACTACAACCACGAGGCCATCGTCGCGCGCATCAATGCCGACCTCGCCAACGATTTCGGCAATCTCGCGCAGCGTTCGCTGTCGATGATCGCCAAGCAGCTTGGCGGCGTCCTGCCGGAGCCGGGCGAGTTCAGCGACAACGACAAGGCGATCCTGGCGCAGGCCGACGCCATGCTGGAGACGTCGCGGACCGCGATGGCCACGCAGCAGATCCATCAATGGCTCAACACGGTCTGGGCCGTGGTCGCCGAGGCCAACCGCTACTTTGCGGGCGAAGCGCCGTGGGCGCTGGCCAAGACCGATCCGGCGCGTCAGAAGACGGTGCTCTATGTCACCGCCGAAGTCGTGCGCCAGATCGCGATAATGGCGCAGGCGGTGATGCCCGAGTCCTGCGGCAAGATGCTCGACAGCCTCGGGATAGCAGCAGATGCCCGCGACTTCGCGGCGATCGCGGAGCGGATCAGGCCGGGCACGGTGCTGCCGGCGCCGGTCGGCGTGTTCCCGCGCTACGTGGAACCGAAGACCGAGTGAGCGGCTCGAAATTCATGCTGGTCGACAGTCACTGCCACCTCGATTTCCCCGACTTCGCCGACGATCTCGACGGGATCGTCGCCCGCGCCGAAGCGGCCGGCATCGGCCGCATGGTCACGATCTCGACCCGGGTGAAGCGGCTCGGCGGCCTGCTTGCGATCACGGAGCGCTTTCCGGACGTCTACTGCTCGGTCGGCACCCATCCGCATCACGCCGATGAAGAGGACGGCATTCCGGCCAGCGAGCTGATCGAGCTGACCAAACACCCGAAGGTCGTGGCGCTCGGCGAGGCGGGGCTGGATTATTTCTATGAGCATGGCTCGCGCGAGGCGCAGGAGCGGGGCTTTC
The window above is part of the Bradyrhizobium sp. PSBB068 genome. Proteins encoded here:
- a CDS encoding methionine--tRNA ligase: MATAKKTSSKKAKKTKKASPARATRKAAAKSRTAKKGGRVAKKAKQAAKTKTGANKSGAKTAAKKTVKKAAKKTAKKAVKKAAAKATKTAPKKAAAVAVATAARKPAVPKAPAAEKAPRPAAVRAPKQPRPAAAAPVSAAVAAPAADRGNIYYITTAIAYPNGQPHIGHAYEAIATDALARFQRLDGKDVFFLTGTDEHGQKMIQTAQGEGMTPYDLATRNAARFKEMDERLNVSFDRFIRTSEPAHHKSVQEIWRRMQDNGDIYIDSYAGWYSVRDEAYYAEDETKVGEDNVRRGPQGTPVEWVEEKSYFFKLSAYQDKLLHLYESQPDFIGPDSRRNEVMSFVRGGLKDLSISRTTFDWGVKVPNDPEHVMYVWVDALTNYITGVGYPDQSDKHWRYWPADVHIIGKDIIRFHAVYWPAFLMSAGIPLQKRVYAHGFLFNRGEKMSKSVGNVVDPFNLADQYGVDQVRYFFLREVPFGQDGNYNHEAIVARINADLANDFGNLAQRSLSMIAKQLGGVLPEPGEFSDNDKAILAQADAMLETSRTAMATQQIHQWLNTVWAVVAEANRYFAGEAPWALAKTDPARQKTVLYVTAEVVRQIAIMAQAVMPESCGKMLDSLGIAADARDFAAIAERIRPGTVLPAPVGVFPRYVEPKTE
- a CDS encoding alpha/beta hydrolase, producing the protein MSSSRTISANGIDMFVREAGHGPLVVLCHGWPELSYSWRHQIAALAAAGFRVAAPDMRGFGRTAAPADIGAYTIFDTVGDMVALVAALGEKKAMIVGHDWGAPVAWHAALFRPDVFTRVAGLSVPPPFRGRGRPLETLRDSGITNFYWQYFQPPGVAEAEFERDVAHTMRLVLGRGVSDASSMFVDEAKGFLGKLPAGMPLPAWITEADIAEFAEGYRQSGFRGGLNWYRNLDRNWELTAPWQDAQIHQPSLFIAGSNDSVITGLIGAKRVADMERVLPNLRQKLIIEGAGHWIQQERPDEVNASLIAFLK
- a CDS encoding septal ring lytic transglycosylase RlpA family protein → MGTRRPDSMIRTARGAVAVATCLVLANCASSNKFASRVDPKYGVSSSPRVVALGDPVPKGGGTYRIGKPYVVAGRTYVPEENENYRAEGMASWYGDDFHGRLTANGEVFDMASLTAAHPTLPMPSYARVTNLSNGKSLVVRVNDRGPYHGNRLIDVSNKAAELLDFKGNGVARVRVEYVGRAPLEGSDDRQLMATLRTGTPAPSPSMVRVTSARPFVPEMSSSSGRVRGDVPLPEGRPYSLGNTQADYASANATSEMSASSRSHRRVANNQREVSYEGDPRYAATPSPAAAYVPIDARGPAEVLSGRGLY
- a CDS encoding DNA polymerase III subunit delta', with translation MSARKVEQERTARHPRETSDLFGHREAEATLLDAYRSGRIPHAWLIGGAQGVGKATLAYRMARFVLAFRNPKSSQVQAAPTLRVDPSDAVARQITAGAHGGLLVLERGLNDRGVMRTVITVDETRETISFFGSTAAVDGWRVCIVDTVDELNPNAANALLKILEEPPQQSLFLLVSHAPSRVLPTILSRCRKLLLRPLETDDVVRAAAAATDIDAEDPALLEAAAASEGSVGRALSLLGGDALKLQQRTAALLATLPSVDPRELHALGDALGTSDRVALAAFIDGIDRWMSERMRTGDANANLPRLARLAEVWEKIVRAARDTEAYNLERKPLVFSVFSMLADATR
- a CDS encoding D-alanyl-D-alanine carboxypeptidase, with translation MVYAANNSVQGAKKEDAGFDGDAPTAILVEASSGSVLFEKNADELRAPSSMMKLMTAEVVFDAIKKGDIKLTDEYRISENAWRRGGAPSGTSTMFAAINSKVSVDDLLHGAIIPSGNDACIALAEGIAGNEHTFATDFMTKRARELGMTKSTFGNSNGLPDPTNKMTVRELAVLARHIIQAYPDQYKLFGEKEFTWNKIRQQNRNPLLNALPGADGLKTGYTKEGGYGMVGSAVQNDTRLIVVVVNGLEDSEDRATEAKKMLEWGFRSFETRTLIAANQPVGYARVFGGESRSVKLVSPDPVKVMVSKNGNDKLLARVIYSGPVKAPIAAGQKIGVVRVWRGANVAMEAPVFAADAVGTGSTMRRALDGAQELVIGMFRAGVEKL
- a CDS encoding dTMP kinase → MAEAAVQRPSLRGRFITFEGGEGSGKSTQIRKLAERLDTAKLRVIVTREPGGSPGAEIIRHLVLSGMGKLLGPEAETLLFAAARDDHVRTVILPALNQGIWVLCDRFFDSTRAYQGQLGQVSPELVNAMQRVTIGDLKPDLTFILDVPVEVGLQRAAARRGNATADRFEAEGIKFHQDLRDAYRRIAAEDPERCVLIDATPDPDTVTATIWAALREHLRATLTADSPA